The genomic segment GATGCCGATGGTCGAGACCTCGGTGGCGGTGGCGACGCCCTCGACGACCGCGGCACGGATGACGAAGGGCAGCGCGATCGCCGGCAGCGCGACCAGCGCCAGCTTCAGGATCTCGGGCGCCGGTACCCGCGCGACATGGCTCAGATCCTCGTGCCGGTAGCGGCGCCAGACGACGACGCAGAGCGCCAGCCCGAGCACCACCGCCGGCAGCATGCCGCCGGTGAACAGGGCCGCGATCGAGACGCCGGTGACCGAGCCTATGGTGATCAGCACGATCGAGGGCGGGATAGTCTCGGTCTGCGCGCCGGTGGCCGAGAGCAGCGCGACCAGGTCGCCAGGCTTGGCGCCGCGCGCCTTCATCTCCGGGAACAGCACCGGGGCGATCGCCGCCATGTCGGCGATCTTCGAACCGGAGATGCCGGAGACGAGATACATCGCGCCGATCAGCACATAGGAAAGACCGCCGCGGACATGGCCGAGCAGGCCGGCGAGAAAGCGGATCATGGCGGCCGCCATGCCGGTCATCTCGATCAGGAGGCCGAGAAAGACGAACAGCGGCACGGCCAGCAGGATCAGATGGCTCATGCCCTCGTCGAGCCGGCCGACCATGACCAGGAGCGGCGTCGAGGTGGTCAGCGCCAGATAGCCGAAGGTGGCGAGCGCGAAGGAGAAGGCGATCGGCACGCCGGCGAAGACGTTGGCGGCGACAACGCCGACGAAGAAGATCACCAGGTTGAGCTTGCCGAGCGGCTTCAGCACCGGCCCGGCCCACCAGAACAGCACGATCAGACCGGCCGCGACCAGGATCGCGGCGAGTGCGGGGCCGCGCGCATGCAGGCGGACGAAGCGGGCGAGCGCCGCGGCAAGCATCAATCCGATGCCGGTCGGGATGGCGGCCGCCCGCCAGGCGTTGCTGATCTCCAGCGCCGGGGTGACGATGAAGCCCTCCTCCTGCGCGTAGTCGAGCGCATGGTGGAAGATCAGGAGCAGAAACGCGATCGACGCGGCCAGCGCCAGCGCCTCCAGGAAGGCCCGGGCACCCGGCGAGACCCGGGAGACCAGCCCGGTCATGCGCATGTGCTCGCCGCGCCGCAGCGCCACCACGGCGCCGAGCATGGAGAGCCATAGGAACAGGATCGAGGCCAGTTCGTCGGACCAGACCAGCGGCGTGTGGAACAGGTAGCGGGCGGTCACGCCCGCCGCCAGGATGGCGATCTCGATGAGAACGATCGCGGCCGCCACCCCCTCGACGGCGGTGCCGATGATGTGATCGGCCCGCGCCGCGAGCGCGGCAAGGCCGGTCGGCGCGCCCGTCAGGGCGACGCCGGAGGGGCCCGCGGTGGCTGGGCGCGCGGCGGCGTGCATGTCCGTCGTCCTCGGTTCGAGCATGGGGCGGCGGCGTCAGGCGAGCTTGCCGACCGCGCCTTCCAGCAGGCCCCAGGCCTCGTCGCCGAAGCGGCCCTTCCATTCCGCATAGAAGCCGGCCTCGCGCAGCTTGGCGCGGAAGCTGTCCGGGCTGGTGCGATTGAAGGCGAGGCCCTTGGCCTCCAGGTCGGCCTGCAGGGTGGCGTTGAGCTTGCGGATGTCGTCGCGCTGCTTCATGCCGGCATCGTTGATCGCGCCGGCGACGATCTTCTGCAGGTCTTCCGGCAGGCCCTTCCAGGCGCGGCCGTTGGCGATGAACCAGAAGCCGTCCCAGATGTGGTTCGACAGGGCGCAGGCCTTCTGCACCTCGTAGAGCTTGGCCACTTGGATGATCGGCAGCGGATTCTCCTGGGCGTCGACCACCTTGGTCTGCAGCGCGGAATAGACCTCGGAGAATTGCAGGCTGGCCGGCGCGGCGCCGAGGCCCTTGAACATCGAGATCGACAGCGGGCTGACCGGCACGCGGATCTTGAGGCCGGCCATGTCGGCGGCGGTCTGGATCGGCTTGCCCGAGGTGGTCATCTGGCGGAAGCCGTTGTCCCACATCTTCTCGAAGGCGTAGAGGTTGACCTTGGCGATCTGGGCGCGGACATGGGCGCCGACCTTGCCGTCCATCGCGCCCCAGACCTGGTCGTAGTCGGCGAAGGCGAAGCCGACCGCGTTGATCGCCGCCGCCGGCACCAGGGTGGCGATCACCAGCGCGGACGGCGTGAAGAAGGTGATGCCGCCGCTGCGGACCTGCGAGAGCATGTCCGTGTCGCCGCCGAG from the Prosthecodimorpha staleyi genome contains:
- a CDS encoding TRAP transporter large permease — protein: MHAAARPATAGPSGVALTGAPTGLAALAARADHIIGTAVEGVAAAIVLIEIAILAAGVTARYLFHTPLVWSDELASILFLWLSMLGAVVALRRGEHMRMTGLVSRVSPGARAFLEALALAASIAFLLLIFHHALDYAQEEGFIVTPALEISNAWRAAAIPTGIGLMLAAALARFVRLHARGPALAAILVAAGLIVLFWWAGPVLKPLGKLNLVIFFVGVVAANVFAGVPIAFSFALATFGYLALTTSTPLLVMVGRLDEGMSHLILLAVPLFVFLGLLIEMTGMAAAMIRFLAGLLGHVRGGLSYVLIGAMYLVSGISGSKIADMAAIAPVLFPEMKARGAKPGDLVALLSATGAQTETIPPSIVLITIGSVTGVSIAALFTGGMLPAVVLGLALCVVVWRRYRHEDLSHVARVPAPEILKLALVALPAIALPFVIRAAVVEGVATATEVSTIGIAYSVVMGLVVYRRFDWRRIGPMLIETASLTGAIIFIVGCATAMAWGLTQSGFSQDLGRIMAALPGGAWGFLAVSIVAFVILGSVLEGIPAIVLFGPLLFPIARQVGVHEVHYAMVVILAMGIGLFAPPFGVGYYGACAISKVNPDEGLRHIGGYMLALILGLLVVAAVPWLSTGFLKF
- a CDS encoding TRAP transporter substrate-binding protein, translating into MAILTRRTILKSLAAAPAVVALGRPGIARAAEFDLKYGNNLPVTHPLNVRAQEAVERIARETNGRVQIQIFPNNQLGGDTDMLSQVRSGGITFFTPSALVIATLVPAAAINAVGFAFADYDQVWGAMDGKVGAHVRAQIAKVNLYAFEKMWDNGFRQMTTSGKPIQTAADMAGLKIRVPVSPLSISMFKGLGAAPASLQFSEVYSALQTKVVDAQENPLPIIQVAKLYEVQKACALSNHIWDGFWFIANGRAWKGLPEDLQKIVAGAINDAGMKQRDDIRKLNATLQADLEAKGLAFNRTSPDSFRAKLREAGFYAEWKGRFGDEAWGLLEGAVGKLA